A single Staphylococcus muscae DNA region contains:
- the atpD gene encoding F0F1 ATP synthase subunit beta, whose protein sequence is MGLGRVTQVMGPVIDVRFEHDEMPNINNALVIEVPRDGESESLTLEVALHLGDDVVRTIAMDSTDGVQRGAEVKDTGAPISVPVGDATLGRVFNVLGDHIDLDGEIDASVRRDPIHRQAPTFDELSTEVEILETGIKVVDLLAPYIKGGKIGLFGGAGVGKTVLIQELINNIAQEHGGISVFAGVGERTREGNDLYYEMKDSGVIAKTAMVFGQMNEPPGARMRVALSGLTMAEYFRDEQGQDVLLFIDNIFRFTQAGSEVSALLGRMPSAVGYQPTLATEMGQLQERITSTTKGSVTSIQAVFVPADDYTDPAPATAFAHLDATTNLERKLSEMGIYPAVDPLASTSRALEPTIVGQEHYEVARQVQSTLQKYRELQDIIAILGMDELSDEDKKTVERARRIQFFLSQNFHVAEQFTGQPGSYVPVKDTVQDFKAILEGKYDHIPEDAFRLVGGIDDVLAKAKDMGVEV, encoded by the coding sequence ATGGGATTAGGCCGTGTAACTCAGGTCATGGGTCCAGTCATCGACGTGCGTTTTGAGCATGATGAAATGCCAAACATTAACAATGCACTTGTGATTGAAGTACCTAGAGATGGCGAATCTGAGAGTTTAACTTTAGAAGTTGCGCTACATTTAGGTGACGACGTTGTTCGTACAATTGCAATGGACTCTACTGATGGTGTGCAACGTGGTGCAGAAGTAAAAGATACTGGGGCACCAATCAGTGTACCAGTAGGTGATGCGACGTTAGGTCGAGTATTTAATGTATTAGGTGATCACATTGACTTAGATGGTGAAATCGATGCGTCAGTACGTCGTGATCCAATCCATCGTCAAGCACCAACATTTGATGAACTCTCTACTGAAGTAGAAATTTTAGAAACAGGTATTAAAGTTGTTGACTTATTAGCCCCTTACATTAAAGGTGGTAAAATCGGATTATTCGGTGGTGCCGGTGTAGGTAAAACAGTTTTAATTCAAGAATTAATCAACAACATCGCTCAAGAGCACGGTGGTATTTCAGTATTCGCCGGTGTAGGTGAGCGTACACGTGAAGGTAATGACCTTTACTACGAAATGAAAGACAGTGGCGTTATCGCTAAAACAGCAATGGTATTCGGTCAAATGAACGAGCCACCTGGTGCGCGTATGCGTGTAGCATTGTCTGGTTTAACAATGGCGGAATACTTCCGTGACGAACAAGGACAAGACGTATTATTGTTCATCGACAACATCTTCCGTTTTACACAAGCAGGTTCAGAGGTATCAGCGTTATTGGGCCGTATGCCTTCTGCCGTAGGTTACCAACCAACACTTGCTACGGAAATGGGTCAATTACAAGAGCGTATCACGTCTACAACAAAAGGTTCAGTAACATCTATCCAAGCGGTATTCGTACCTGCCGATGACTATACTGACCCAGCGCCAGCAACAGCTTTCGCCCACTTAGATGCAACAACAAACTTAGAGCGTAAATTGAGTGAGATGGGTATTTATCCAGCGGTAGACCCATTAGCTTCTACTTCACGTGCTTTAGAACCAACAATCGTCGGTCAAGAGCACTATGAAGTTGCACGTCAAGTACAATCAACACTTCAAAAATATCGTGAATTACAAGATATTATCGCAATTCTTGGTATGGATGAATTGTCTGATGAAGATAAGAAAACAGTTGAACGCGCACGTCGTATTCAATTCTTCTTATCACAAAACTTCCACGTAGCAGAACAATTTACAGGTCAACCAGGTTCATATGTACCGGTTAAAGATACAGTTCAAGACTTCAAAGCAATCTTAGAAGGTAAATATGACCATATCCCTGAAGATGCTTTCCGTTTAGTGGGTGGCATTGATGATGTACTTGCAAAAGCAAAAGATATGGGTGTTGAAGTATAA
- a CDS encoding TIGR01440 family protein: MENFRQLLQELKSKSFFVEGELCVIGCSTSEVQGDRIGTSGSLDVAKALYDALADIQSETGVSFAFQGCEHINRALTIEREAYNPYTMELVSVVPDTHAGGSLATYAYRHMNDPVVVEFIRADKGIDIGQTLIGMHLKHVAVPVRCKTKQVGDAIVTVATSRPKKIGGERAKYQLD, from the coding sequence ATGGAGAACTTCAGGCAGTTATTGCAAGAGCTCAAGTCAAAATCTTTTTTCGTAGAAGGGGAACTCTGTGTCATCGGTTGTTCCACTTCGGAGGTGCAAGGTGATCGAATAGGAACGTCAGGGTCATTAGATGTAGCGAAAGCATTGTACGACGCATTGGCAGATATCCAAAGTGAAACAGGTGTATCATTTGCCTTTCAAGGCTGTGAACATATCAATCGTGCTTTAACGATTGAACGTGAAGCATACAACCCGTATACGATGGAGCTTGTATCTGTTGTACCTGATACACATGCAGGTGGTTCATTAGCTACTTATGCGTATCGTCATATGAATGATCCGGTCGTTGTCGAATTTATTCGTGCCGATAAGGGGATTGATATCGGTCAGACATTAATCGGTATGCACCTGAAGCATGTTGCTGTGCCTGTACGTTGCAAAACCAAACAGGTAGGGGATGCGATTGTAACAGTAGCGACAAGCCGTCCGAAAAAGATTGGTGGCGAACGTGCAAAATATCAACTTGATTAG
- the glyA gene encoding serine hydroxymethyltransferase gives MSFIAKQDKAVFDAIQKEFNRQNNNIELIASENFVSEAVMEAQGSVMTNKYAEGYPGRRYYGGCGFVDITETLAIDRAKKLFNAEHVNVQPHSGSQANMAVYLVALEHGDTVLGMNLSHGGHLTHGSPVNFSGKTYNFVEYGVTKEDERIDYEEVRQLAKKHQPKLIVAGASAYSREIDFKKFKEIADEVGAKLMVDMAHIAGLVATGLHQNPVEYADFVTTTTHKTLRGPRGGMILCKAEYQKEIDKTMFPGIQGGPLEHVIAAKAVAFGEALEPDFKAYQTQVIKNAQTLAQTLKDNGFRIVSGGTDNHLVAVDVKGSVGITGKVAEKVLDEVGITCNKNTIPFDQEKPFVTSGIRLGTPAATTRGFDEKAFEEVAHIMSDVLKNHEDTKVLEEAKQRVKALTEKFPLYNK, from the coding sequence ATGTCATTTATTGCAAAGCAAGATAAGGCAGTCTTTGATGCGATTCAAAAGGAATTCAATCGTCAAAATAACAATATTGAATTAATTGCTTCTGAAAACTTTGTCTCTGAAGCAGTGATGGAAGCTCAAGGTTCAGTCATGACGAACAAGTACGCTGAAGGATATCCAGGCCGTCGTTATTATGGTGGTTGTGGATTTGTTGACATAACAGAAACACTTGCTATTGATCGTGCAAAAAAACTTTTTAATGCAGAGCATGTCAACGTACAGCCGCATTCTGGTTCTCAGGCGAATATGGCTGTATACCTTGTAGCATTGGAGCATGGTGATACGGTTTTAGGGATGAACTTGAGTCACGGCGGGCATTTGACACACGGTTCACCTGTCAACTTTAGTGGTAAAACATATAACTTTGTGGAGTATGGTGTAACTAAGGAAGATGAACGCATTGATTACGAAGAAGTGCGCCAATTAGCGAAGAAACATCAGCCTAAATTAATCGTTGCAGGCGCATCAGCTTATTCACGTGAAATTGACTTCAAGAAGTTTAAAGAGATTGCGGATGAAGTTGGCGCAAAGCTAATGGTAGATATGGCACATATCGCAGGTTTAGTAGCAACAGGCCTACATCAAAACCCAGTAGAATACGCAGATTTTGTAACAACAACAACACACAAAACGTTACGTGGTCCACGTGGTGGCATGATTTTATGCAAAGCTGAATATCAAAAAGAAATTGACAAAACAATGTTCCCAGGTATTCAAGGTGGCCCATTAGAACATGTGATTGCTGCAAAAGCAGTTGCATTCGGTGAAGCACTTGAACCTGATTTTAAAGCATATCAAACACAAGTGATAAAAAATGCACAAACACTTGCGCAAACACTTAAAGATAATGGATTCCGCATCGTATCTGGTGGCACAGACAACCATTTAGTTGCAGTAGATGTGAAAGGTTCTGTCGGTATTACTGGTAAAGTAGCAGAAAAAGTTCTTGATGAAGTGGGCATTACATGTAATAAAAACACAATTCCATTCGATCAAGAAAAACCATTTGTTACGAGTGGTATTCGTCTCGGAACACCAGCCGCAACGACACGTGGATTTGATGAAAAAGCTTTTGAAGAAGTCGCACATATTATGAGTGACGTACTTAAGAACCATGAAGACACGAAGGTGCTTGAAGAAGCAAAACAACGTGTTAAAGCATTAACAGAAAAATTCCCTTTATATAATAAATAA
- a CDS encoding F0F1 ATP synthase subunit delta: MANVAQKYAQALFDVALKAEVLSQVYSELTEIHTAIQNQKSDLATMDYEPKITANERRQLVDNVFNGVHPYLLNTLKVIATQRNFRLLPEIYRAFEESYYAFHGLADAYVESAASLSEEELEQVKQALLVRTGLKDLNLHTTVNEALIGGVRVKIGTKVYDGSIQNDLNQLVKQFSRVN; the protein is encoded by the coding sequence ATGGCTAATGTAGCTCAAAAATATGCCCAAGCACTTTTCGATGTTGCTTTGAAAGCAGAAGTGTTATCGCAAGTTTATAGCGAATTGACTGAGATCCATACTGCGATCCAAAATCAAAAAAGTGATTTGGCAACGATGGATTACGAACCAAAAATCACAGCAAATGAACGTCGTCAATTGGTAGACAATGTATTTAATGGTGTACATCCATATTTATTAAATACATTAAAGGTGATTGCAACACAACGCAATTTCCGACTTTTACCAGAGATTTATCGTGCATTTGAAGAAAGTTATTACGCATTTCATGGACTTGCGGATGCTTACGTTGAATCTGCAGCATCACTTTCTGAAGAAGAATTAGAACAAGTGAAACAAGCATTACTTGTTCGCACAGGTCTTAAAGATTTAAATTTACACACGACTGTCAATGAAGCTTTGATTGGTGGCGTACGTGTGAAGATTGGAACGAAGGTCTATGATGGCTCAATCCAAAATGATTTAAATCAGCTTGTAAAGCAGTTTAGCAGAGTTAATTAA
- the atpA gene encoding F0F1 ATP synthase subunit alpha has translation MAIKAEEISALLRSQIENYESEMSVTDVGTVIQIGDGIALVHGLNDVMAGELLEFHNGVLGLAQNLEETNVGVVILGPFDEIKEGDEVKRTGRIMEVPVGEELIGRVVNPLGQPIDGQGPLNTTKTRPIEKKATGVMARKSVDEPLQTGIKAIDALVPIGRGQRELIIGDRQTGKTTVAIDTILNQKDQDMICVYVAIGQKESTVRASVEKLRQAGALDYTIVVSASAAQPAPMLYIAPYAGVSIAEEFMFNGKHVLIVYDDLTKQAAAYRELSLLLRRPPGREAYPGDVFYLHSRLLERAAKLNDDLGGGSITALPFVETQAGDISAYVPTNVISITDGQIFLQSDLFFSGIRPAINAGLSVSRVGGSAQIKAMKKVAGTLRLDLASYRELESFAQFGSDLDEATSRKLERGKRTVEVLKQDQNKPLPVEHQVLIIYALTRGYLDDIPVEDITRFEDEIIEWTKANANDIFTEIRETGGLPADEKFEAAINEFKKSFKRTEQ, from the coding sequence ATGGCCATAAAAGCTGAAGAAATTAGTGCATTACTTCGCTCACAAATTGAAAACTATGAGTCTGAGATGTCAGTAACAGATGTAGGTACAGTTATTCAAATTGGTGACGGTATTGCATTAGTTCACGGATTAAATGACGTTATGGCTGGGGAATTATTAGAGTTCCATAACGGCGTTCTTGGATTGGCTCAAAACTTAGAAGAAACAAATGTCGGGGTCGTTATTTTAGGACCTTTCGATGAAATCAAAGAAGGCGACGAAGTGAAACGAACAGGTCGTATCATGGAAGTACCTGTTGGTGAAGAACTTATCGGTCGTGTTGTAAACCCATTAGGTCAACCAATCGATGGTCAAGGACCATTGAACACGACTAAAACACGTCCAATCGAGAAAAAAGCAACAGGTGTTATGGCGCGTAAATCTGTTGATGAGCCTTTACAAACAGGTATCAAAGCCATTGACGCACTTGTGCCAATCGGTCGTGGTCAACGTGAGTTAATCATTGGTGACCGTCAAACAGGTAAAACAACAGTTGCTATCGATACAATCTTAAACCAAAAAGATCAAGATATGATCTGCGTATACGTTGCAATCGGTCAAAAAGAATCAACTGTACGTGCATCAGTTGAAAAACTACGTCAAGCAGGCGCACTTGATTACACAATCGTTGTATCTGCATCAGCAGCACAACCAGCACCAATGTTATACATCGCGCCGTATGCAGGTGTATCTATTGCTGAAGAATTTATGTTCAACGGCAAACACGTATTAATCGTTTATGATGATTTAACAAAACAAGCGGCAGCATATCGTGAGTTATCATTATTACTACGTCGTCCACCAGGTCGTGAAGCATACCCAGGTGATGTATTCTACCTACATAGCCGCTTATTAGAGCGTGCTGCAAAGCTAAACGATGATTTAGGTGGCGGTTCGATTACTGCCTTACCATTCGTAGAGACACAAGCAGGGGATATCTCTGCATACGTTCCAACGAACGTTATCTCAATTACAGATGGTCAAATCTTCTTACAATCTGACTTATTCTTCTCTGGTATTCGTCCTGCCATTAACGCAGGTTTATCAGTATCACGTGTAGGTGGTTCTGCACAGATTAAAGCGATGAAGAAGGTTGCAGGTACATTACGTCTTGACCTTGCATCATATCGTGAACTTGAGTCATTCGCACAGTTCGGTTCAGATTTAGATGAAGCAACATCACGTAAACTTGAACGTGGTAAGAGAACGGTTGAAGTATTGAAACAAGACCAAAACAAACCACTTCCAGTAGAACATCAAGTATTAATTATTTATGCTTTAACACGCGGTTATCTTGATGATATTCCAGTTGAAGACATCACACGCTTCGAAGACGAAATCATCGAATGGACAAAAGCCAATGCAAACGACATTTTCACAGAAATCCGTGAAACAGGTGGCTTACCAGCAGATGAGAAATTTGAAGCAGCGATCAACGAATTCAAGAAAAGCTTCAAAAGAACAGAGCAATAA
- the wecB gene encoding non-hydrolyzing UDP-N-acetylglucosamine 2-epimerase translates to MKKIMTIFGTRPEAIKMAPLVLQLKKDPLLQPVVVVTAQHREMLDAVLDTFGIEPDYDLNVMTPGQSLSQITSRVLVGLERVIQDESPDMILVHGDTTTTFAGSLAAFYNEVSIGHVEAGLRTYNKYAPFPEEINRQMTSNMADLHFAPTVQARQNLLNERKSEHAVVVTGNTAIDAMRTTIHEQYESDILRRHQDKRIILLTAHRRENIGEPMTHIFKAARRIVDTFDDVVLVYPMHKNPKVREIAHQYLDNHARIELIEPLDVVDFHNFAHHAYFIMTDSGGVQEEAPSLGKPVLVLRDTTERPEGVEAGTLRLVGTNEADVYQHLLQLLTDVTQYKAMESADNPYGDGYASERICEHIKYYFGLISDKPSPFKVEK, encoded by the coding sequence ATGAAAAAAATCATGACCATTTTTGGTACACGACCAGAGGCAATTAAGATGGCACCGCTCGTCTTACAATTGAAGAAAGATCCACTGTTGCAGCCTGTGGTTGTTGTGACAGCACAACATCGAGAAATGCTCGATGCAGTATTGGACACATTTGGTATCGAACCCGATTATGATTTGAATGTCATGACACCTGGCCAATCATTATCACAGATTACATCTCGTGTGCTGGTTGGCCTAGAGCGTGTCATTCAAGATGAATCACCTGATATGATTTTAGTCCATGGTGATACGACAACGACGTTCGCTGGTAGCTTAGCAGCATTTTATAACGAAGTCAGCATCGGTCATGTTGAAGCAGGATTGCGAACATATAATAAATATGCGCCATTTCCAGAAGAAATCAATCGTCAAATGACAAGTAACATGGCAGATTTACATTTTGCACCGACTGTACAAGCACGACAAAATCTCTTAAATGAGCGTAAGTCTGAACACGCAGTTGTTGTAACGGGTAATACGGCAATTGATGCAATGCGTACGACGATTCATGAGCAATATGAATCTGATATTTTACGCAGACATCAAGATAAGCGCATTATTTTACTCACTGCGCATCGACGAGAAAATATTGGAGAACCAATGACGCATATTTTTAAAGCAGCAAGACGCATCGTGGATACATTTGACGATGTTGTACTTGTGTATCCAATGCACAAAAATCCAAAAGTGCGAGAAATTGCACATCAATATTTAGATAATCATGCACGCATCGAATTGATTGAACCACTCGATGTCGTTGATTTTCATAATTTTGCCCATCATGCTTACTTTATTATGACTGATTCTGGCGGTGTCCAAGAAGAAGCGCCTTCACTTGGTAAGCCCGTTCTTGTATTGCGAGATACAACGGAAAGACCAGAAGGTGTTGAAGCGGGGACGTTAAGACTTGTTGGGACCAATGAAGCTGATGTGTATCAACACTTATTGCAATTACTAACAGATGTGACACAGTATAAAGCGATGGAAAGTGCTGACAATCCATACGGAGATGGATATGCATCGGAGCGCATCTGTGAACATATCAAATATTACTTTGGTTTGATTAGCGATAAACCATCGCCGTTTAAAGTGGAAAAGTAA
- a CDS encoding F0F1 ATP synthase subunit epsilon: protein MNTLTLDIVTPNGSVYNEDNVEIVVLQTTAGEMGVMHGHIPTVAPLKIGHIKVTRDGQSDYIAVTEGFAEIRREKVNILVQSAESAEDIDLERAKSAKQRATFYLEGDKEDTDMKRAERALKRAENRIEVAKFK from the coding sequence ATGAATACATTAACCTTAGATATCGTCACTCCTAATGGTTCTGTTTATAATGAAGACAACGTAGAAATCGTTGTTTTACAAACAACAGCAGGCGAGATGGGTGTGATGCATGGTCACATTCCGACAGTTGCGCCATTAAAAATTGGTCATATCAAAGTGACAAGAGACGGTCAGTCCGACTATATAGCTGTGACTGAAGGATTTGCTGAAATTCGTCGAGAAAAAGTCAACATCTTAGTTCAGTCAGCTGAATCAGCAGAAGATATTGATTTAGAACGTGCGAAATCAGCAAAACAGCGTGCAACATTTTATCTTGAAGGCGACAAAGAAGATACAGATATGAAGCGTGCAGAACGTGCATTGAAGCGTGCAGAAAACCGTATCGAAGTAGCCAAATTCAAATAA
- the atpB gene encoding F0F1 ATP synthase subunit A — MQHENPIVTWHFLGIDINFNLSTIMMLLITAAIVFIIAIACTRNLQKRPKGAQNFIEWVFDFVRGVIESNMAWKTGGQFHFLAVTLILFIFVANMLGLPMSLVVGHTLWWKSPTADPHVTLTLATMMVLLTHYYGVKMRGAKAYAKGYATPYAALLPINLFEEFSSTLTLGLRLYGNIYAGEILLGLLAGVATTTIGWIIGIPGLVIWQGFSIFIGTIQAYIFIMLSMVYMSHKVADNH; from the coding sequence ATGCAACATGAAAATCCAATTGTAACGTGGCACTTTTTAGGGATAGATATTAATTTTAACTTATCTACTATCATGATGCTTTTGATTACAGCAGCTATTGTATTCATCATTGCAATTGCATGTACACGCAATCTGCAAAAGCGTCCTAAAGGTGCACAAAACTTCATTGAGTGGGTTTTTGACTTTGTGCGTGGTGTTATTGAGAGTAATATGGCATGGAAAACTGGGGGGCAATTCCACTTCTTAGCAGTGACATTGATCCTGTTCATCTTTGTAGCAAATATGCTCGGCTTACCAATGTCCTTGGTTGTCGGTCATACATTGTGGTGGAAATCACCGACAGCTGATCCACATGTAACGCTAACATTAGCGACAATGATGGTGTTATTAACACATTATTATGGTGTGAAGATGCGTGGTGCGAAAGCATACGCAAAAGGGTATGCAACACCTTATGCAGCGTTATTGCCAATCAACCTTTTTGAAGAGTTTTCTTCAACATTAACGCTCGGTTTGCGTCTCTACGGTAACATCTATGCAGGTGAGATCTTGTTAGGTCTTTTAGCAGGTGTGGCTACTACTACAATCGGTTGGATTATCGGTATTCCTGGCCTGGTTATTTGGCAAGGTTTCTCAATCTTTATCGGTACAATCCAAGCTTATATCTTTATCATGTTATCAATGGTATACATGTCACACAAAGTGGCAGACAACCATTAA
- a CDS encoding F0F1 ATP synthase subunit B: MTANLFTFAAGSGVNIGDIAVTLVTFTILLVLLKKYAWGPLKQVMDDRECSINKDIDDAEQAKLNAQRLEEENQKILKETQDEVHKIIEDAKLQARRQQEEIIHEANKRANGMIETAQSEINSEKERALAEINNQVSELSVLIASKVLRKEISEQDQKALVEKYIKEVGDK, from the coding sequence GTGACTGCCAACTTATTTACCTTTGCAGCAGGAAGTGGCGTTAATATTGGTGATATCGCCGTAACATTGGTGACATTTACCATCTTATTAGTACTACTGAAAAAATATGCATGGGGACCATTAAAACAAGTGATGGACGACCGTGAATGTTCTATCAATAAAGATATTGATGATGCAGAACAAGCAAAATTAAATGCGCAACGTCTCGAAGAAGAGAACCAAAAAATCTTAAAAGAAACACAAGACGAAGTGCATAAAATTATTGAAGATGCGAAGTTACAAGCACGTCGTCAACAAGAAGAAATCATCCACGAAGCGAATAAACGTGCGAACGGTATGATTGAAACAGCGCAAAGCGAGATCAACAGCGAAAAAGAACGTGCGTTAGCTGAAATCAATAACCAAGTTTCTGAGCTTTCAGTATTAATCGCATCAAAAGTTTTACGCAAAGAAATTTCTGAACAAGATCAGAAAGCACTCGTTGAAAAGTACATTAAAGAGGTAGGGGATAAATAA
- the atpE gene encoding F0F1 ATP synthase subunit C: MNLIAAAIAIGLSALGAGIGNGLIVSRTVEGVARQPEARTQLMSIMFIGIGLVEALPIIGVVITFIVLFQ, translated from the coding sequence ATGAATTTAATCGCAGCAGCAATCGCAATCGGTTTATCAGCATTAGGTGCAGGTATTGGTAACGGTCTTATCGTATCTAGAACAGTAGAAGGTGTTGCACGTCAACCAGAAGCACGTACACAATTAATGTCAATCATGTTCATCGGTATCGGTTTAGTTGAAGCACTTCCAATCATCGGCGTAGTTATTACATTTATCGTATTATTCCAATAA
- a CDS encoding ATP synthase subunit I, whose product MKRFLKKSQPFLTVYMSMITILVVLNLLYHHTFVVGLLVGTLASMVNTTVFEYYLWRAQQRPASPLSTGNGWRYLVAIVACTIWFFNQSEIHIIGVLIGLMISYAMIIFRPLFKRG is encoded by the coding sequence ATGAAACGTTTCTTAAAAAAATCACAGCCATTTTTAACCGTTTACATGAGTATGATTACCATACTTGTCGTGTTAAACTTGTTGTATCATCACACATTTGTTGTCGGTTTGCTTGTTGGGACACTTGCATCTATGGTGAATACAACCGTATTTGAGTACTATCTTTGGCGTGCACAACAACGTCCTGCGAGCCCGTTATCAACAGGGAATGGCTGGCGATATTTAGTTGCGATAGTCGCCTGTACAATTTGGTTTTTCAACCAATCAGAAATACATATCATAGGTGTACTTATTGGGCTAATGATTTCATACGCAATGATTATTTTTCGTCCCTTGTTCAAAAGGGGATAG
- the atpG gene encoding ATP synthase F1 subunit gamma yields MASLKEIDSRIKSTKKMKQITSAMNMVSNSKLRKAEKNAKTFRPYMDKMQDAVTAIAGTNTSSSHPMLVKRPTKRVGYMVLTSDRGLAGAYNANVLKTMIRDIDARHQNPEEYSIIVLGQIGVSFLQNRGYQVANALTDIPDQPSFKAVQAIAKRAVDLYVSEEIDELHVYYSHYISVIENKPTSRQLLPLSSENASEGHGNMASYEFEPDKESILQVLLPQYIESLIYGTILDAKASEHASRMNAMKNASDNATEMIDDLSLEFNRARQAAITQQITEIVGGSAALE; encoded by the coding sequence GTGGCTTCTTTAAAAGAGATAGATTCTCGTATAAAATCAACCAAAAAGATGAAGCAGATTACGAGTGCAATGAACATGGTATCGAACTCAAAGCTTCGTAAGGCGGAGAAAAATGCGAAAACATTTAGACCTTACATGGATAAAATGCAAGACGCAGTGACTGCGATTGCAGGTACCAATACGTCATCTTCACATCCAATGCTTGTCAAACGCCCAACCAAACGTGTGGGTTATATGGTCTTAACGAGTGATCGTGGTTTAGCAGGTGCATACAATGCAAACGTATTGAAAACGATGATACGTGATATCGATGCACGCCATCAAAACCCTGAAGAGTACAGCATTATAGTTCTCGGGCAAATCGGTGTGTCTTTCTTACAAAACCGTGGTTATCAAGTGGCGAATGCGTTGACAGATATTCCTGATCAACCATCATTCAAGGCGGTACAAGCAATTGCGAAACGTGCCGTAGACTTATATGTCAGCGAAGAAATTGACGAATTGCATGTATATTACAGCCATTATATTAGTGTGATTGAAAACAAACCAACAAGCAGACAGTTGTTACCATTATCTTCTGAGAACGCAAGCGAAGGACATGGCAACATGGCATCATACGAATTTGAACCGGATAAAGAATCAATTTTGCAAGTATTGTTACCACAATATATTGAGAGTTTGATTTACGGTACAATTCTTGATGCGAAAGCCAGTGAACACGCATCACGTATGAATGCAATGAAGAATGCGTCTGATAATGCGACTGAAATGATTGATGATTTATCTTTAGAATTCAACCGTGCGCGACAAGCAGCCATCACGCAACAAATTACGGAAATTGTTGGTGGTTCAGCAGCATTGGAATAA
- the upp gene encoding uracil phosphoribosyltransferase has translation MGNVQVLDHPLIQHKLSFIRDVNTGTKAFRELVDEVGMLMAYEVTRNLELEDVEIETPVTKATVKRLSGKKLAFIPILRAGLGMTTGILNLVPAARIGHVGLYRDPKTLEAVEYFVKLPQDIEEREIIVVDPMLATGASAIEAITSLKKRGAKHIRFMCLIAAPEGVEKLQAAHDDVDIFIAALDEKLDENAYIIPGLGDAGDRLFGTK, from the coding sequence ATGGGAAATGTACAAGTACTAGATCATCCTTTAATTCAACACAAATTAAGTTTTATTCGTGACGTCAACACAGGAACAAAGGCATTCCGTGAACTTGTTGATGAGGTCGGTATGTTAATGGCTTACGAGGTCACACGAAATTTAGAACTAGAAGATGTAGAAATTGAAACGCCTGTTACAAAAGCAACAGTTAAACGCTTATCAGGTAAAAAATTAGCATTTATTCCAATTTTACGTGCTGGTTTAGGGATGACAACAGGTATTTTAAACCTTGTTCCTGCGGCTCGTATTGGACATGTTGGGTTATATCGTGATCCAAAAACACTTGAAGCAGTTGAATATTTTGTGAAGTTACCACAAGATATCGAAGAGCGTGAAATCATCGTCGTAGATCCTATGTTAGCAACAGGCGCATCAGCAATTGAAGCAATTACTTCATTGAAAAAGCGTGGTGCGAAACATATTCGTTTCATGTGCTTAATTGCAGCGCCAGAAGGTGTTGAAAAGTTACAAGCGGCACATGACGATGTCGATATCTTCATTGCGGCATTGGATGAAAAACTTGATGAGAATGCGTATATTATTCCAGGACTAGGAGATGCCGGAGACCGCTTGTTCGGTACAAAATAG
- a CDS encoding DUF1146 family protein gives MEYLGQFAVAHIVMHVLCICVAYWALNAVRLEQFFKKGYPVQVQVVMIFLAIVIGTGVSNFVIDLLQFSTQIKYLF, from the coding sequence ATGGAATATTTAGGACAGTTTGCAGTTGCGCATATCGTGATGCATGTGCTCTGTATTTGTGTTGCTTACTGGGCATTAAATGCTGTTCGTTTAGAGCAGTTTTTCAAAAAAGGATACCCTGTTCAAGTACAAGTTGTTATGATATTTTTGGCGATTGTGATTGGAACAGGTGTCAGCAATTTTGTCATTGATTTACTTCAGTTTTCAACACAAATTAAATATTTATTTTAG